The genome window ACATACGACATACGACATACGACATTTTAGAAAGGGTCAATTTCCCCGATAATATCAGGGGACTCGATATTGTGGCATTAAATGCGCTGGCCCAGGAGATAAGAGATAAGATTATTGAGACCACATCCAGACGTGGCGGTCATCTCGCCTCATCTCTGGGTAGCGTGGAATTGACCCTTGCGCTCCACTATGTCTTTGATACTCCAAAAGACAAGCTCATCTGGGACGTGGGGCACCAGGCCTATGCCCACAAGATCATTACCGGACGAAAAGACCTGTTTGATACCCTTCGCCAGAGGGGGGGAATCAGTGGTTTCCCCCGGAGAGAGGAGAGTTCTTATGATGTTTTCAATACGGGGCATAGTGGCACATCCATCTCGGCTGCGTCTGGCATTGCGGAAGCGAGATGTCTGAGAGGTGGAGACTTTAAGGTAGTTGCCGTCATTGGTGACGGCTCCATGGCGGCCGGCATGGCGTTTGAGGCTCTCAACTGGGCGGGAGACCGCAACAAGGACCTGATCATCATCCTGAATGACAATGAGATGAGCATCTCACCCAATGTCGGCGCCATGTCCTCTTATCTGAACCGCATTATGACCGGTCAGAGGGTTACCAAATTAAAGATGGAGATCAAGAACTTCATGAAATCCATCCCCCAGATTGGTGAACAGATGTTGAAATTCACGAAAAAGATAGAAGAATCACTGAAGACCTTCGTTGTGCCGGGTGCCCTGTTTGAAGAATTAGGATTTACCTATGTAGGCCCCCTTCAGGGACACCGCCTGGATCATCTCATTAAAAACCTGGAAAACGTGAGGAAACTTCAAGGGCCGGTTCTTGTCCATGTGATCACCAGGAAGGGAAAGGGTTACAGGTTTGCCGAAGAGGATCCTTTACGGTTTCACGGGATAGGTCCTTTCCGGATTGATACGGGTGAAACTGTTACCAGAGACGCCGCTCCCCCGTCTTATACGAAAATATTCGGCAGGACGGTGGTAAAGCTGGCGCATGACAATCCCCGCATTGTGGCGATAACGGCTGCCATGTGTGGGGGGACGGGACTCGATCAGTTTGTTAGCGAGTTCCCGGAGCGGTTTTATGATGTGGGTATCGCCGAACAGCATGGCGTGACCTTTGCTGCCGGTCTGGCCACGGAAGGGCTGATCCCGGTGGTAGCCATCTATTCGACCTTTATGCAGAGGGCTTACGATCAAATTCTCCACGATGTCTGTCTTCAAAAACTGCCGGTTGTCCTTGCCCTCGATCGCGGAGGGCTTGTGGGGGAAGACGGTCCCAGCCATCATGGACTATTTGACTTTGCCTATCTACGCTCTATTCCGAATATCATTGTGATGGCCCCGAAGGATGAAAACGAACTCCAGCATATGCTAAAAACAGCGGTGGAGTGTGGATGTCCCGTTTCCGTGAGATACCCGAGAGGGAAAGGAGTGGGTGTACCCCTCGATGACATACCGGTTTCTCTTGAAATCGGGAAAGGTGAGGTTGTGTTAGGGGAGAGGGGGGCTGATCTGGCCATATTTGCCATCGGGTCTACCGTTCATCCTGCGATGGCGGCTGCCGGAAAACTCCGCCAGGAAGGTATCAGCGCCATGGTCATCAACGCCCGCTTTGTAAAGCCCATTGATGGCGCTCTCCTCTGTGAGGTGGCGGCATCCCTGAAGAAAATCATTACCGTGGAAGAAAATGTCCTCATGGGGGGGTTCGGGAGCGCCGTCCTCGAATTGTTTGAGGAAAAAGGAGTTCACGGAATCACGGTAAAAAGGCTTGGTATCCGGGACGAATTTGTGGAACATGCTCAGCAGGCAGAGTTGAGAAGGATGTACGGTATTGATGAAGATGGTATCATCGCGGCTGCACGAAGTATGATTGCTGAATATGGATGTAAAAAACACCAGAGAAAGATTAGACAAGTTGCTGGTTGACAGGGGTCTCTCCATGACACGGGAGCGGGCAAGAGCGCTCATCATGTCCGGGGCTGTGATCGTTGGGGATTGCCTGGTGGATAAGCCGGGCGTACTTGTGCCCCGGGATGGAGAAGTCAGGATCAGGGGCGACGATAACCCCTACGTGAGCAGGGGAGGGTTGAAACTTAAAGGAGCCCTCCTGACATTCGGCATCTGTGTAAAAGGTCTCGTTGTCCTCGATGTGGGCGCCTCCACGGGCGGTTTTACCGACTGCCTCCTCCAGGAAGGGGCAGGAAAGGTCTATGCCCTTGATTGCGGTTACGGTCAACTGGCGTGGAAACTGAGGAAAGACAGAAGGGTGACCGTTATAGAACGGACAAACATCCGCTACTTCGAGGGCGCCGGCATTCATGATGAGGTAGATATGGCCGTGATAGATACCTCTTTTATTTCCCTCAAACTGGTCATTTCCCCTGTCCTTAAGTTCATAAAAGATGGCGCTATGATCATTGCCCTCATTAAACCGCAGTTTGAGGTGGGGCAAAAAGATGTGGGAAAACAAGGGGTGGTCAGGGATCCTGAGCTACAGAGGAAGGTGGTTGAGGAGATGACGGCATTCTGCGAGGGATTAAACCTTGAGGTTGTGGGAACATGCGAGTCCCCCTTGTTGGGGCCCGCCGGCAACAGAGAATTCTTTATCTATGCAAAAAAATAAGGCTTGAGAGGCACAAAGAAAAAAGGATGAAGTCTCCGGATTAACTTTGTGCCTTTGCCCCTCTGTGCCTCTCAAGCCTGAGTAGTTACGATGGTTGTTAAACTGGCGAGGGCGGCAGGATTCTGCATGGGTGTCAAGAGGGCTGTTGACATGGTCCTCGATATTGCCCGGCGCAAGGGTAAAGAGAATATCTACACGTACGGGCCACTGATCCATAATCCCCAGACGATAGAACTTCTCAGGATGCGGGGGATCATTCCTGTCTCTCACCTGGATGAAATCCGTGAGGGAGGGGCGACTATTATCATCAGGGCGCACGGTATATCGCCCCAGGAGAGAGAGAGGATCAGGGAAAGAGGGATCAGGATCATTGACGCTACCTGTCCTAAGGTTGCACATGTCCAGGCTATTATTAAAAAACATGCCCTTCTCAATTATACCGTCCTGATCGTTGGTGATGGTGAGCACCCGGAGGTGAATGGCCTCCTCGGATATACCTATGGTAAGGGCATTGTCATTGGCAGCAGGGATGAAGTGGATTGTCTTCCCGAGCTGGATAGGGTTTGCGTAGTTGCACAGACGACACAAAGTATCGTCGAATATAACGAAATCGTAAAGAGGATCAAGGAAAAATTCCCCGATAATGTCGTTTTTGATACCATCTGTAATTCTACGGAGCAGAGACAGTCCGAGGTTAAAGAACTGGCTGGACAGATGGATGCCATGGTTATCGTGGGAGGGAAGAACAGCGCAAACACGAAGCGATTGGCCAGGTTATCTGAACTTACGGGAACGCCTACATTTCACATTGAAACTGTGGAAGAGCTTAAAAAAATGACAATGAACAGTTACGAAAGAATCGGTGTTTCTGCAGGGGCATCGACACCCAACTGGATCATTGACCGGGTGGTGGATAGCATTACAAGCTATCAAGGCCAAAAGAGGAAAAAGATCGGGGGGCTTTTTAATCTCTGGGTATTTACCATCAGGTGCGATATATATTCCGCCATCGGCGCCGGATGCCTGTCCTTTACAGGCATGCTTTTACAGAAGCTCAACGTTAGTATCTTGAATATCCTGACCACATCACTTTATGTTTACGCCATGCATACCCTTAATCGTTTCATCAACAGGAAAACCAGCAGCAGCATCATCGGCTCGTTCAGGGAAGAACTATATCGGAA of Syntrophales bacterium contains these proteins:
- the dxs gene encoding 1-deoxy-D-xylulose-5-phosphate synthase, coding for MTYDIRHTTYDILERVNFPDNIRGLDIVALNALAQEIRDKIIETTSRRGGHLASSLGSVELTLALHYVFDTPKDKLIWDVGHQAYAHKIITGRKDLFDTLRQRGGISGFPRREESSYDVFNTGHSGTSISAASGIAEARCLRGGDFKVVAVIGDGSMAAGMAFEALNWAGDRNKDLIIILNDNEMSISPNVGAMSSYLNRIMTGQRVTKLKMEIKNFMKSIPQIGEQMLKFTKKIEESLKTFVVPGALFEELGFTYVGPLQGHRLDHLIKNLENVRKLQGPVLVHVITRKGKGYRFAEEDPLRFHGIGPFRIDTGETVTRDAAPPSYTKIFGRTVVKLAHDNPRIVAITAAMCGGTGLDQFVSEFPERFYDVGIAEQHGVTFAAGLATEGLIPVVAIYSTFMQRAYDQILHDVCLQKLPVVLALDRGGLVGEDGPSHHGLFDFAYLRSIPNIIVMAPKDENELQHMLKTAVECGCPVSVRYPRGKGVGVPLDDIPVSLEIGKGEVVLGERGADLAIFAIGSTVHPAMAAAGKLRQEGISAMVINARFVKPIDGALLCEVAASLKKIITVEENVLMGGFGSAVLELFEEKGVHGITVKRLGIRDEFVEHAQQAELRRMYGIDEDGIIAAARSMIAEYGCKKHQRKIRQVAG
- a CDS encoding TlyA family RNA methyltransferase, with product MDVKNTRERLDKLLVDRGLSMTRERARALIMSGAVIVGDCLVDKPGVLVPRDGEVRIRGDDNPYVSRGGLKLKGALLTFGICVKGLVVLDVGASTGGFTDCLLQEGAGKVYALDCGYGQLAWKLRKDRRVTVIERTNIRYFEGAGIHDEVDMAVIDTSFISLKLVISPVLKFIKDGAMIIALIKPQFEVGQKDVGKQGVVRDPELQRKVVEEMTAFCEGLNLEVVGTCESPLLGPAGNREFFIYAKK
- the ispH gene encoding 4-hydroxy-3-methylbut-2-enyl diphosphate reductase → MVVKLARAAGFCMGVKRAVDMVLDIARRKGKENIYTYGPLIHNPQTIELLRMRGIIPVSHLDEIREGGATIIIRAHGISPQERERIRERGIRIIDATCPKVAHVQAIIKKHALLNYTVLIVGDGEHPEVNGLLGYTYGKGIVIGSRDEVDCLPELDRVCVVAQTTQSIVEYNEIVKRIKEKFPDNVVFDTICNSTEQRQSEVKELAGQMDAMVIVGGKNSANTKRLARLSELTGTPTFHIETVEELKKMTMNSYERIGVSAGASTPNWIIDRVVDSITSYQGQKRKKIGGLFNLWVFTIRCDIYSAIGAGCLSFTGMLLQKLNVSILNILTTSLYVYAMHTLNRFINRKTSSSIIGSFREELYRKHEKLYLFMALLALFLAMVSSFFTGLAPFFLLLLISVLGVLYNTRLLPENWRLKRLRDLPGSKNVSMAMAWGTVAAVLPQMEIDLAITPGMTVAFLFIFFLVFIRSAMSDTLDIQSDRLIGRETIPVLIGEEYTRILLQGILVFLVILLVIAYPAGWAPSLSLALLSCPFYVWICFKLCDRRSQLSGVVLEGLLETCYIVAGMSAFLWFIFTRHVP